The Ovis aries strain OAR_USU_Benz2616 breed Rambouillet chromosome 2, ARS-UI_Ramb_v3.0, whole genome shotgun sequence nucleotide sequence ctcattttatcctcactcTACCTCTGTGAGACAGGATTATTAATTCTCTGTTTAGAGAGAAGAGTAAGGCCCAGAGAAGTAAAGTACATAGCCCCAGTAAAGTACACAGCTAGTCAGGGTTAATCAGGAATTTAGTCTAAAGGTCTAGTCTGAAGTTTTTAATTCTTTCCACTCTATCATACTGTCTTTTTCACGTGACTGACATCAGTAAGCTGTAACCTTGGATACCCTGGATACTCTTACCCCTGTTCTCAACTTAGGCTGCCTGCCTGCTGAACGGAACCATGTATCCCATGTGCCTGGACTTGCTGCTTCAAGACACCTCCACCATCCCTGCGGCCCGCTCACTCACGTTAGCACGCTGGCTGGCATCATCTGGGACTCGGGTGCGGCCTCTATCAGGGACTGCCAGGTGTTTGTTGAGTTAGGGATCACAAAGCCAAACTCGAAGAACCAttctgaaggaagaaggaaaagtgggTGAGCTGGAGCCCTAGGCAGAGTCTCGGGGCTCTGTGTCGCCATCCGTTTGAGCAAGCCTCTTCCTACCTCAGGAACCACCAATGAAGCCATCAGAAACCTCCCAGGCCAGAGGCCATGAGAAAGGACATGGAAGCCCCCTGAACCACACCAGAGGCCTGTTCCTATGCTCTGAGATCTAAAGGACTAGGACCAGCAGCATTTTTTTATAAGTAGGCTGGATGTAAATTATACACAGAGGAATAGAACAGGCCTTTTCACTTGTCACTTCAGCTCTAAGACACAGAGTGCACTCTTACACCCAATGGTGAAGAAAACTCACTGCAGGGTGCCCTTGCCAGTGGAATCTGTATGTGACAGCATGGAGTGCACTGTACCAGGGCCTAACCAGCGGCTTCCTCATGACCACTTCAGTGACAAAGCTGGCACCACCCCTAGGCCCTCCAGGGTCAGTAATCCTCTCATTGGGCTCAGAGCCCCTCACAGTTGCCagctttgtttctgctttttgccCAAGCTCCCAATCTGCCAGGGTGTAGGAACCCTATCCAAGGTGAGTTGCAAAATGGATGTTATCAAAGCAGGGCTTTAGTTCCCCGAGTCTTGACTTCTGCCCCTGTCACCCTAAGCCCAGATACGAGGCATGTAGGCAGCAGAATACCTTCCAGACATTGCCCTTTGAAGTAGACTTTTTGTTCCAGGCGGAATTTTTCCATTTGCTCTGCTGAAGAGAAGTTCAGTTCTCGAGACACTGCCTTGCATTTGAGGATTTTCTTGGGAACACGGGctggtaaagaaaaagaaatactgaaacCATTTCTGGGAGCTTCTTAGAGATGATTTAGAGCATATCTTATCTATGCTAAATCTCAGAGAATGCCTCAGTAACAGAATTATACTTTTTGATTAGAGGCAGAGGTCCCAAATTGATCCAATGCATCTGACTGAAAGATCTTCAAGGAACAGCAGATTTAGTGCACAGAAAGGCCTTATCCAGCCCCTCTTATCAGGAAGGAGGCTGAATGGGAGCCTTCTTTCTAGCCTGTCCTGTCGGTTTTAACCccttggtttttcttttatttcagtgagataaaaacacaaattttctttcagaaaaaaagtcaAGATCTTACTTTATATCTTTGGGTATGTTCTAATGCTAAAATTTCAGCACAGAGTTGGTTTTGGGAAGTAGGAGAAAGAAACATAAGGAAGGCACTAGAAATCTCAGCATCTCATGGATGGACGTGCTATGCCTGTAGAGGCCTGCCCGCTGGTGGTGCTGTGTCAACTCAGCTCCCTGACGCTCCGGGCCTGCTCTGCGTCATCAGCCCTGTGCAGAAAAGGGTGGAAAGTACCTTCGTGCTCCACGCCAGGGACTGACAGGTCTTCTGTTCCTTGCCAGAGTATCTTCCCTGTCTCAGCATCCCGAAGGTTCATCCAATTTCTGATCAAGTATATTAAGGAAAAAGAAGACCCTAAAGCCTCCTACTTTGTCCTCCAGGTATTTCAGATGTGCTCCTATTGACTCCTGTTTACTTCTCAGCAAGCTGGCCTGACTGCTAAGTGCCAAGAAAGCAAATACAACTGTGCAAGAGAGTGCACTAGACATTTAAAGAAGATGCAGAGACCCAGGGGAGATATTTTTATCTGCAACATGAGAGCTCACAGATGGTACACGTCTGGCAATTGCAAGAAAGAGGTAGAAAATGAACagtgcaaaatttaaaataaaattttccaacaGAAACTGACCAGCTGAAATAAAAAGACCTGAAGAAACAGGTATGAGAGAAATCCCAGGACATGACTCATGGAGATCGCCCTACAGTGAAAATCACTGTCCACAAGTGTTACTCACAAATCCAGACCTCTCAaagcaatgcttttttttttcggctgtgcCACTTAGCttctgggattttagttcctcgactagggattgaacttgggcccagcagtgaaagcaaagagtcctaaccactgccaAGGAGTTCCAGTTCCCTCAAGTAGCTTTCTTTCCCCCTCACAATCAAtataaagtcatttatttttaaattggcaaTAAAATTatcaagtttatattttaaaaaatggaaaaaaaaaccccttcACTTTGTATTCCAAATGGTAAGCCCCAGGCCTCAATCTCAGGAAAGCCAGGGTCTGAGATTGGAATTTGGCTGTCCTTGCTGGAGCCAGGCCCGTGAAGGACATCATAGCCACAGGCCAAAGGGGGTCCCCTTGGCTCTGTCCGAGTTAAGTAGCTGCTGCAAAGGAAGCCAATGGGCTATGTCTGGGTTAGGCTGCTCCCCTAGCCTAGAAAACATTAAAGTCAAAGCTGAGATATCAGTCTGGCAAGCTGGCAGGCAGAGACCAGCAGGGAGACTAAGGAGGTCACATGGGCTCAGCATAGTCTTTACACTTACAAATTTCCTAGATGTTGTTTCCTGCAAGACAAGTGAGGAGGCAGGGACAAGGGATCTATCAAGTCCATTAACCTGGGAGCAGGAAGAGCTGCTGAGTAGACCTTGGCCTCCTCAAGCTGGGCACAGGACACCCAAAGGTCATGGAGATGATATTAAACTGCTGTGGGATGTTCTCAGGACAAACCTAGCCTAGGCAGCAAGAGAGGACAGGTGTCAAGCTTGCCATACCGTCTGTTTGCTATGTAGAAAAACCCAGTGGGGACTCACTTAGTCCTCACCCCAAAGATCTACGATTCTCTGAGGGCCTGAGCAGAAAACAAGTTTCCCAATGATGTGGGAAGATCACATTTCTATCACAATTCATTGTAAGTACGCGAATGTCTCTTACCTAACTTTTAGCCTGGGtacatgttaagtcacttcagtcacgttcaactctttgccaccctatggatcTTAGCCTGACagcttcctttgtccatggaattctccaggcaagaatactggagtgggttccccctgccctcttcccaacccagggatcaaaagtgcatctcccgcatctcctgcattggcaagcaggttctttaccaccatttTGAGGTTATAATATCCTCATTTCCAATTTCCTACTTCCTGAGAGATACAcgcatatatgtacatacatgtcACACATatgattataaaaatacatttggaaCACATAAAATGACTGAATGTTCAT carries:
- the PDE6D gene encoding retinal rod rhodopsin-sensitive cGMP 3',5'-cyclic phosphodiesterase subunit delta; the protein is MSAKDERAREILRGFKLNWMNLRDAETGKILWQGTEDLSVPGVEHEARVPKKILKCKAVSRELNFSSAEQMEKFRLEQKVYFKGQCLEEWFFEFGFVIPNSTNTWQSLIEAAPESQMMPASVLTGNVIIETKFFDDDLLVSTSRVRLFYV